A single window of Halotalea alkalilenta DNA harbors:
- a CDS encoding IS110 family transposase, with translation MAHLPVLDPLAAFVDVGSEQMHVSIAGGEPKVFGTFTAQLHELRDWLLSQKVKSVAMEATGIYWLPLYSVLEAAKLQVLMVNGKHTRNLPGRKTDMKDCQWGATLHAHGLLRAGFVPPAEIRRLQDYLRLRQDHITLAAGHVQHLQKALERMNIKLHDVISNLVGRSGMAVIRSMLEGERDPERLLALCDVQIRQQKAERIKASLQGTWAEEHLFALRQALESWEHYQRLIRACDQQIEAVLRSIDVDPPTSPPSKAHKRGGANAPQIDDLHPMLVALCGGNDLTVLPAHTDYSVLQLIGEVGTDLTQWPTEKHFTAWAGLAPGSHQSGKRQRSAKRRRNRAGRLFCVMARSLARSKHIALGGFYRRMAGRRGGLIANIALARKLAALFWRVMVKGLDYVEHGLQYYEAQALETKQRSMRRLAKQLGFSVTPIQTEAQNASA, from the coding sequence ATGGCCCACTTACCGGTATTGGATCCATTGGCAGCCTTCGTGGATGTCGGCAGCGAGCAGATGCATGTGTCGATTGCCGGGGGGGAGCCGAAGGTATTCGGCACGTTCACGGCACAGCTGCATGAGCTACGCGACTGGCTGTTGTCGCAGAAGGTGAAGTCGGTGGCCATGGAGGCCACGGGGATCTACTGGCTGCCCCTGTACAGCGTGCTGGAAGCCGCGAAACTACAGGTGCTGATGGTCAACGGTAAGCACACCCGCAATCTGCCGGGTCGCAAGACGGATATGAAGGATTGCCAGTGGGGAGCGACGTTGCACGCGCACGGACTCTTGCGGGCAGGCTTCGTGCCCCCAGCCGAGATCCGGCGCTTGCAGGATTACCTGCGACTGCGCCAGGACCACATCACGCTGGCCGCAGGGCATGTGCAGCATCTGCAGAAGGCCTTGGAGCGGATGAACATCAAATTGCACGATGTCATCAGCAACCTGGTGGGCCGCAGCGGCATGGCGGTGATCCGGTCGATGCTCGAGGGTGAACGCGATCCTGAGCGACTGCTGGCTTTGTGCGACGTGCAGATCCGCCAGCAGAAGGCCGAACGGATCAAAGCCTCTCTGCAAGGGACCTGGGCCGAGGAGCATCTGTTCGCGTTGCGCCAGGCGCTGGAAAGCTGGGAGCACTACCAGCGTTTGATCAGGGCTTGCGACCAACAGATCGAAGCGGTGCTCCGTTCGATCGACGTCGATCCTCCGACGTCGCCGCCGTCCAAGGCGCACAAGCGAGGCGGTGCCAATGCACCCCAGATCGATGACCTGCATCCGATGCTGGTGGCTCTGTGTGGAGGCAATGATCTCACCGTGCTTCCCGCCCATACGGACTACAGCGTCCTGCAACTCATAGGTGAAGTGGGAACCGACCTGACCCAGTGGCCGACCGAGAAACACTTCACCGCTTGGGCCGGGCTGGCCCCCGGGAGTCATCAGAGCGGTAAGCGCCAACGCTCGGCCAAGCGCAGGCGTAATCGTGCTGGGCGCCTGTTTTGCGTCATGGCCCGCAGCCTCGCTCGCAGCAAACACATTGCGCTGGGCGGTTTTTACCGTCGGATGGCGGGTCGCCGAGGTGGATTGATCGCCAATATCGCCCTGGCGCGCAAACTCGCGGCGCTGTTCTGGCGCGTCATGGTCAAAGGATTGGACTATGTCGAACACGGACTCCAGTACTACGAGGCACAGGCGCTGGAAACCAAGCAACGTTCCATGCGTCGACTCGCCAAGCAGCTCGGGTTCTCCGTGACGCCTATCCAGACTGAAGCTCAAAATGCTTCTGCCTGA
- a CDS encoding IS110 family transposase has product MAHLPVLDPLAAFVDVGSEQMYVSIAGGEPKVFGTFTAQLHELRDWLLSQKVKSVAMEATGIYWLPLYSVLEAAKLQVLMVNGKHTRNLPGRKTDMKDCQWGATLHAHGLLRAGFVPPAEIRRLQDYLRLRQDHITLAAGHVQHLQKALERMNIKLHDVISNLVGRSGMAVIRSMLEGERDPERLLALCDVQIRQQKAERIKASLQGTWAEEHLFALRQALESWEHYQRLIRACDQQIEAVLRSIDVDPPTSPPSKAHKRGGANAPQIDDLHPMLVALCGGNDLTVLPAHTDYSVLQLIGEVGTDLTQWPTEKHFTAWAGLAPGSHQSGKRQRSAKRRRNRAGRLFCVMARSLARSKHIALGGFYRRMAGRRGGLIANIALARKLAALFWRVMVKGLDYVEHGLQYYEAQALETKQRSMRRLAKQLGFSVTPIQTEAQNASA; this is encoded by the coding sequence ATGGCCCACTTACCGGTATTGGATCCATTGGCAGCCTTCGTGGATGTCGGCAGCGAGCAGATGTATGTGTCGATTGCCGGGGGGGAGCCGAAGGTCTTCGGCACGTTCACGGCACAGCTGCATGAGCTACGTGACTGGCTGTTGTCGCAGAAGGTGAAGTCGGTGGCCATGGAGGCCACGGGGATCTACTGGCTGCCTCTGTACAGCGTGCTGGAAGCCGCGAAGCTACAGGTGCTGATGGTCAACGGTAAGCACACCCGCAATCTGCCGGGTCGCAAGACGGATATGAAGGATTGCCAGTGGGGAGCGACGTTGCACGCGCACGGACTCTTGCGGGCAGGCTTCGTGCCCCCAGCCGAGATCCGGCGCTTGCAGGATTACCTGCGACTGCGCCAGGACCACATCACGCTGGCCGCAGGGCATGTGCAGCATCTGCAGAAGGCCTTGGAGCGGATGAACATCAAATTGCACGATGTCATCAGCAACCTGGTGGGCCGCAGCGGCATGGCGGTGATCCGGTCGATGCTCGAGGGTGAACGCGATCCTGAGCGACTGCTGGCTTTGTGCGACGTGCAGATCCGCCAGCAGAAGGCCGAACGGATCAAAGCCTCTCTGCAAGGGACCTGGGCCGAGGAGCATCTGTTCGCGTTGCGCCAGGCGCTGGAAAGCTGGGAGCACTACCAGCGTTTGATCAGGGCTTGCGACCAACAGATCGAAGCGGTGCTCCGTTCGATCGACGTCGATCCTCCGACGTCGCCGCCGTCCAAGGCGCACAAGCGAGGCGGTGCCAATGCACCCCAGATCGATGACCTGCATCCGATGCTGGTGGCTCTGTGTGGAGGCAATGATCTCACCGTGCTTCCCGCCCATACGGACTACAGCGTCCTGCAACTCATAGGTGAAGTGGGAACCGACCTGACCCAGTGGCCGACCGAGAAACACTTCACCGCTTGGGCCGGGCTGGCCCCCGGGAGTCATCAGAGCGGTAAGCGCCAACGCTCGGCCAAGCGCAGGCGTAATCGTGCTGGGCGCCTGTTTTGCGTCATGGCCCGCAGCCTCGCCCGCAGCAAACACATTGCGCTGGGCGGTTTTTACCGTCGGATGGCGGGTCGCCGAGGTGGATTGATCGCCAATATCGCCCTGGCGCGCAAACTCGCGGCGCTGTTCTGGCGCGTCATGGTCAAAGGATTGGACTATGTCGAACACGGACTCCAGTACTACGAGGCACAGGCGCTGGAAACCAAACAACGTTCCATGCGTCGACTCGCCAAGCAGCTCGGGTTCTCCGTGACGCCTATCCAGACTGAAGCTCAAAATGCTTCTGCCTGA
- a CDS encoding class I SAM-dependent methyltransferase encodes MVALQGDPARIEALAARYGLACGSDARFALRLTPDGLELAGGEAEYGAPVRVDFVAGRADHRRRFGGGRGQLVARACGFKPGVVPSIIDATAGLGRDAFVLASLGAQVLMIERVGAIAALLEDGLNRAALSAEVAPIAARMRLCHGDAAGRLAEMVAASGVVPQVVHLDPMFPHRDKRALVKKEMRLFRELADTDDDAPRLLEAALDVATHRVVVKRPKGAASLAGPAPQHVVEEKNSRYDLYVHRALR; translated from the coding sequence CTGGTTGCGCTGCAAGGGGACCCGGCGAGGATCGAGGCGTTGGCGGCGCGCTACGGGCTGGCGTGCGGAAGTGATGCCCGATTCGCGCTTCGCCTCACGCCGGACGGCCTCGAGCTCGCCGGCGGCGAGGCCGAATACGGCGCCCCGGTGCGGGTGGACTTCGTCGCCGGGCGTGCCGACCATCGCCGTCGCTTCGGCGGTGGTCGAGGCCAATTGGTCGCTCGCGCCTGTGGCTTCAAGCCCGGTGTCGTCCCCTCGATCATCGATGCCACCGCCGGCCTCGGCCGCGATGCCTTCGTGCTCGCGAGCCTCGGCGCGCAGGTGCTGATGATCGAACGGGTCGGCGCGATCGCCGCGCTGCTCGAGGATGGCTTGAATCGTGCCGCGCTATCCGCCGAGGTAGCCCCGATCGCCGCACGGATGCGGCTATGCCATGGCGACGCCGCCGGACGGCTGGCCGAAATGGTCGCAGCGAGCGGTGTGGTTCCCCAGGTGGTGCATCTCGACCCGATGTTCCCGCATCGCGACAAACGCGCGCTGGTGAAAAAGGAGATGCGGCTCTTTCGCGAGCTCGCCGACACCGACGACGATGCACCGAGACTGCTCGAGGCCGCGCTGGATGTCGCCACCCACCGGGTGGTGGTCAAGCGCCCGAAAGGCGCCGCCTCGCTCGCAGGCCCCGCTCCGCAGCACGTGGTCGAAGAAAAGAACAGTCGCTACGACCTCTACGTCCATCGCGCGCTGCGCTGA
- the tsaB gene encoding tRNA (adenosine(37)-N6)-threonylcarbamoyltransferase complex dimerization subunit type 1 TsaB, with translation MSEHLLLALDASSSACSVALWRGDASGRGELFQRYEIAPRQHTQKLLPMVDAVLGEAGVALSSIDALAYGHGPGSFTGIRIAAGVAQGLAFGAGRALLGVSTLEALALDAYLRHGTELVLAALDARMGELYTGAFRIEREAGWIQAVGLDGEQVIEPSALRLPAAVPGDFFGAGAGFGHLESFDAGVRARITRFEATLEPDARAIALIAARGYFLGLARPPAEVQPVYLRNEVASRSQRGPLD, from the coding sequence ATGAGCGAGCACCTGCTGCTGGCGCTGGATGCCTCCTCCAGCGCCTGTTCGGTGGCGCTGTGGCGGGGCGATGCCAGCGGCAGGGGCGAACTGTTCCAGCGCTACGAGATCGCCCCGCGCCAGCACACCCAGAAGCTGTTGCCGATGGTGGATGCGGTTCTGGGTGAGGCGGGAGTGGCGCTTTCGAGCATCGATGCCCTCGCCTACGGCCATGGCCCCGGTTCGTTCACCGGCATCCGCATCGCCGCGGGCGTGGCCCAGGGCCTGGCCTTCGGCGCCGGGCGAGCGCTACTCGGGGTCTCGACGCTCGAAGCGCTGGCGCTCGATGCATACCTGCGCCACGGCACCGAACTGGTGCTGGCGGCATTGGACGCGCGAATGGGCGAACTCTACACCGGGGCTTTTCGCATCGAGCGTGAAGCCGGTTGGATCCAGGCGGTAGGTCTCGATGGTGAGCAGGTCATCGAACCCAGCGCGCTGCGACTGCCCGCGGCCGTGCCCGGTGACTTCTTCGGCGCCGGCGCGGGATTCGGCCACCTCGAGTCATTCGACGCCGGGGTACGCGCCCGCATCACCCGGTTCGAGGCCACTCTCGAGCCCGATGCCCGCGCGATCGCGCTGATCGCCGCGCGCGGCTACTTCCTGGGGCTGGCGCGTCCGCCTGCCGAGGTCCAGCCGGTCTATCTGCGCAACGAAGTCGCCAGTCGCTCCCAGCGCGGTCCGCTCGATTGA
- the adk gene encoding adenylate kinase has translation MRLILLGAPGAGKGTQAKFICERFSIPQISTGDMLRAAIKQGSELGRQVEQVMKEGKLVSDDLIVALVEERIREPDCANGFLLDGFPRTIAQADALKAAAVSIDHVVEIAVPDEEIISRLSGRRVHPDSGRIYHLEHNPPKVEGKDDVTGDALIQRDDDKPETVRHRLDTYHQQTEPLVGYYRDWAASEPDSAPKCHRVEGVGDLEQIRARLLAVLEG, from the coding sequence ATGCGTTTGATACTGTTGGGCGCCCCGGGCGCCGGCAAGGGTACCCAGGCGAAGTTCATCTGCGAGCGCTTCTCGATCCCGCAGATATCCACTGGCGACATGCTGCGCGCTGCGATCAAACAAGGCAGCGAACTGGGCCGCCAGGTCGAGCAGGTAATGAAGGAAGGCAAGCTGGTCTCCGACGATCTGATCGTCGCCCTGGTCGAAGAGCGCATTCGCGAGCCCGACTGTGCCAACGGCTTCCTGCTCGACGGCTTCCCCCGCACTATCGCGCAGGCCGACGCGCTCAAGGCGGCCGCCGTGTCCATCGACCACGTGGTCGAGATCGCGGTGCCCGATGAAGAGATCATCAGCCGCCTTTCCGGCCGGCGCGTGCATCCCGATTCCGGGCGTATCTATCACCTCGAGCACAATCCGCCCAAGGTCGAGGGCAAGGACGATGTCACCGGCGACGCGCTGATCCAGCGCGATGACGACAAGCCGGAAACCGTGCGCCATCGTCTCGATACATATCACCAACAGACCGAGCCGCTGGTCGGCTACTACCGCGACTGGGCGGCCAGCGAGCCGGACAGCGCGCCGAAGTGCCATCGCGTCGAAGGTGTCGGCGATCTGGAGCAGATCCGCGCTCGGCTGCTCGCCGTGCTCGAAGGCTGA